A DNA window from Ctenopharyngodon idella isolate HZGC_01 chromosome 8, HZGC01, whole genome shotgun sequence contains the following coding sequences:
- the mecp2 gene encoding methyl-CpG-binding protein 2 isoform X1 encodes MAAAESGEERLRGEDKNEDQEGSKDKTQKQKKNKKERQDVGKLEATVSVPPPPPLFTQGDVGQQTEAGKSEPTDPEVGAALSAPESSASAKQRRSVIRDRGPLYDDPSLPQGWTRKLKQRKSGRSAGKFDVYLINPEGKAFRSKVELMAYFQKVGDTTTDPNDFDFTVTGRGSPSRREKRPPKKPKVVKPSGRGRGRPKGSGKVRQATEGVAVKRVVEKSPGKLLVKMPFVAPKTEPGAPLGQAAVAKVRRGRKRKTEQEPPSTPKKRGRKPAAASQSAVGTCSSTTYVTAPILTTEAKKKAQKESSVKPVQERALPIKKRKTRETLEELEGSTTSGTTPTETFAKRLIASTVTPTGEEVETGQRPHKHPGRKHKEASTDPGNGSSGSGSGSGSGTATSGGGPKSHKKRDQRGQHFKHHHHHHHHQHHLPAMPPSTYTPQAHQLSLGHSTQGGPPAPVTMENEPQDLSTSRPRAEHVACREEARTDSSSSRDAQNSSKMASADLRGQQTTVMGEGKELRDIVPPSAVPRPSREETVESRTQVSEPVS; translated from the exons CAGAGGTGAGGACAAGAATGAAGACCAGGAGGGCTCAAAAGACAAGACACAGAagcagaagaaaaacaaaaaggaacGGCAAGATGTGGGAAAACTCGAGGCCACAGTATCCGTTCCTCCACCCCCGCCCCTCTTTACGCAGGGGGATGTCGGACAACAGACGGAGGCAGGGAAGTCTGAACCCACTGACCCTGAAGTTGGAGCTGCACTCAGCGCTCCAGAATCTTCCGCATCAGCCAAGCAGCGGCGCTCCGTCATTCGGGACAGAGGCCCACTGTATGACGACCCTTCACTGCCTCAAGGTTGGACACGCAAGCTGAAACAGCGCAAGTCTGGGCGATCTGCTGGCAAATTTGATGTCTACCTGATCAA cccAGAAGGGAAAGCCTTCCGCTCCAAAGTGGAGCTCATGGCGTACTTCCAAAAGGTGGGCGATACCACCACGGATCCCAATGACTTTGACTTCACAGTAACGGGCCGAGGAAGCCCGTCTCGCAGAGAAAAGAGACCGCCAAAGAAGCCTAAAGTGGTCAAACCCTCCGGTCGCGGGAGGGGCCGCCCAAAAGGTAGCGGCAAGGTACGGCAGGCCACAGAAGGGGTGGCGGTAAAGCGTGTAGTAGAAAAAAGTCCGGGAAAACTCCTTGTAAAGATGCCCTTTGTTGCCCCTAAAACTGAACCGGGGGCTCCACTGGGGCAAGCGGCAGTTGCCAAAGTGCGTCGAGGACGCAAACGGAAAACGGAACAGGAACCGCCAAGCACCCCCAAAAAACGTGGCCGCAAGCCAGCAGCTGCTTCGCAGTCAGCAGTGGGGACATGCTCGTCCACCACGTATGTCACCGCGCCCATTCTCACCACAGAGGCAAAGAAAAAAGCTCAGAAGGAGTCTTCCGTAAAGCCTGTTCAGGAGAGGGCACTTCCTATCAAGAAACGCAAAACCCGAGAGACTTTGGAGGAGTTGGAGGGATCTACCACCTCTGGAACCACACCAACGGAGACGTTTGCAAAACGACTGATTGCATCAACTGTGACCCCTACAGGGGAGGAGGTAGAAACGGGACAGAGGCCTCACAAGCATCCTGGCCGGAAGCACAAAGAGGCATCCACAGATCCAGGGAACGGCAGCAGCGGAAGCGGCAGCGGCAGTGGCAGTGGAACGGCAACCAGCGGCGGTGGACCGAAGAGTCACAAGAAGAGAGATCAACGAGGGCAGCATTTTAAACACCACCAccatcaccaccaccaccaacaCCACCTGCCGGCCATGCCGCCCTCCACCTACACTCCGCAGGCTCACCAGCTCTCCCTGGGTCACTCCACGCAAGGGGGGCCGCCGGCGCCTGTGACCATGGAAAACGAACCCCAGGACTTGAGCACCTCCAGGCCCAGAGCGGAGCACGTGGCCTGCAGGGAGGAAGCGAGAACTGACAGCTCCTCAAGCAGGGATGCTCAGAACTCAAGCAAGATGGCCTCCGCTGACCTGAGAGGGCAGCAGACGACTGTGATGGGAGAAGGCAAGGAGTTGAGAGACATTGTTCCTCCCTCCGCCGTCCCGAGGCCGAGCCGAGAGGAAACGGTCGAGTCCAGGACACAAGTGAGCGAGCCAGTGAGCTGA
- the mecp2 gene encoding methyl-CpG-binding protein 2 isoform X2, protein MAAAESGEERLGEDKNEDQEGSKDKTQKQKKNKKERQDVGKLEATVSVPPPPPLFTQGDVGQQTEAGKSEPTDPEVGAALSAPESSASAKQRRSVIRDRGPLYDDPSLPQGWTRKLKQRKSGRSAGKFDVYLINPEGKAFRSKVELMAYFQKVGDTTTDPNDFDFTVTGRGSPSRREKRPPKKPKVVKPSGRGRGRPKGSGKVRQATEGVAVKRVVEKSPGKLLVKMPFVAPKTEPGAPLGQAAVAKVRRGRKRKTEQEPPSTPKKRGRKPAAASQSAVGTCSSTTYVTAPILTTEAKKKAQKESSVKPVQERALPIKKRKTRETLEELEGSTTSGTTPTETFAKRLIASTVTPTGEEVETGQRPHKHPGRKHKEASTDPGNGSSGSGSGSGSGTATSGGGPKSHKKRDQRGQHFKHHHHHHHHQHHLPAMPPSTYTPQAHQLSLGHSTQGGPPAPVTMENEPQDLSTSRPRAEHVACREEARTDSSSSRDAQNSSKMASADLRGQQTTVMGEGKELRDIVPPSAVPRPSREETVESRTQVSEPVS, encoded by the exons AGGTGAGGACAAGAATGAAGACCAGGAGGGCTCAAAAGACAAGACACAGAagcagaagaaaaacaaaaaggaacGGCAAGATGTGGGAAAACTCGAGGCCACAGTATCCGTTCCTCCACCCCCGCCCCTCTTTACGCAGGGGGATGTCGGACAACAGACGGAGGCAGGGAAGTCTGAACCCACTGACCCTGAAGTTGGAGCTGCACTCAGCGCTCCAGAATCTTCCGCATCAGCCAAGCAGCGGCGCTCCGTCATTCGGGACAGAGGCCCACTGTATGACGACCCTTCACTGCCTCAAGGTTGGACACGCAAGCTGAAACAGCGCAAGTCTGGGCGATCTGCTGGCAAATTTGATGTCTACCTGATCAA cccAGAAGGGAAAGCCTTCCGCTCCAAAGTGGAGCTCATGGCGTACTTCCAAAAGGTGGGCGATACCACCACGGATCCCAATGACTTTGACTTCACAGTAACGGGCCGAGGAAGCCCGTCTCGCAGAGAAAAGAGACCGCCAAAGAAGCCTAAAGTGGTCAAACCCTCCGGTCGCGGGAGGGGCCGCCCAAAAGGTAGCGGCAAGGTACGGCAGGCCACAGAAGGGGTGGCGGTAAAGCGTGTAGTAGAAAAAAGTCCGGGAAAACTCCTTGTAAAGATGCCCTTTGTTGCCCCTAAAACTGAACCGGGGGCTCCACTGGGGCAAGCGGCAGTTGCCAAAGTGCGTCGAGGACGCAAACGGAAAACGGAACAGGAACCGCCAAGCACCCCCAAAAAACGTGGCCGCAAGCCAGCAGCTGCTTCGCAGTCAGCAGTGGGGACATGCTCGTCCACCACGTATGTCACCGCGCCCATTCTCACCACAGAGGCAAAGAAAAAAGCTCAGAAGGAGTCTTCCGTAAAGCCTGTTCAGGAGAGGGCACTTCCTATCAAGAAACGCAAAACCCGAGAGACTTTGGAGGAGTTGGAGGGATCTACCACCTCTGGAACCACACCAACGGAGACGTTTGCAAAACGACTGATTGCATCAACTGTGACCCCTACAGGGGAGGAGGTAGAAACGGGACAGAGGCCTCACAAGCATCCTGGCCGGAAGCACAAAGAGGCATCCACAGATCCAGGGAACGGCAGCAGCGGAAGCGGCAGCGGCAGTGGCAGTGGAACGGCAACCAGCGGCGGTGGACCGAAGAGTCACAAGAAGAGAGATCAACGAGGGCAGCATTTTAAACACCACCAccatcaccaccaccaccaacaCCACCTGCCGGCCATGCCGCCCTCCACCTACACTCCGCAGGCTCACCAGCTCTCCCTGGGTCACTCCACGCAAGGGGGGCCGCCGGCGCCTGTGACCATGGAAAACGAACCCCAGGACTTGAGCACCTCCAGGCCCAGAGCGGAGCACGTGGCCTGCAGGGAGGAAGCGAGAACTGACAGCTCCTCAAGCAGGGATGCTCAGAACTCAAGCAAGATGGCCTCCGCTGACCTGAGAGGGCAGCAGACGACTGTGATGGGAGAAGGCAAGGAGTTGAGAGACATTGTTCCTCCCTCCGCCGTCCCGAGGCCGAGCCGAGAGGAAACGGTCGAGTCCAGGACACAAGTGAGCGAGCCAGTGAGCTGA